Below is a genomic region from Candidatus Binatia bacterium.
GGCTACATCTATCCTGAACCGGCCGGCTGCAGTGAGATGGCGATCGCGGATGGCACGCAGTGGTCGGACCCGTTTCGCGAGTGGATTCTACCCTACAGCCTCGTGCGTGCGGCGCCTCGCCCCGAAGAGCTACTGCACTCGTTTCTCGACGGAATCTACGCCACGTGCAGCCGCGCCGCGCACTGGAATGACGCCGAATTCACGTACCAACCGCCTCCCCTTCGCCACGGGCCGCTCCGGCGCTAACAGCCACCCTTGCGCTGGCCGAATCCGGAAAAGCGGCCGTGCACGATGATGAGATCGCCTCCCGCGACAATCATGTCGTTAGCTCGATCGCGTCGACGCGATCGGGATAGAAGGCGAGGTGGTCCTTGATCGCGGCGACCGCGTCGTAGGGCGCCTCATAGGTCCACACCGCGTTGACTGACCGGTCGCCGCCGGGCAGGATGCTGTAATAGCCGGCATCCCCCTTGTAGGGACAATGCGACGCGTTTTCGGTGCGCGCCAGTAGCGACATGTCGACGTCACTACGCGGAATGTAGTGCACGACCGGATAGTCGCTTTCGCGCAGCGCCAGCGCGTTGCGCGAATCGGCGATGACCCTCCCGCCTGCCAGCACGCGCACGCGTCCGGCACTGGGCTCGATCGTTATCGGATGATCGGCGTTGGGAACTTTAACAGTTTTTATGTTCATTCAGACGGCCGTTCTGCCGCCGTCGAGTGGGAGCACCGCCCCATGCACGAAACTTGCATTGTCGGACGTGAGATAGACGATTGCATCGGCGATCTCCTGCGGCGTTGCGGGGGCCCGGCCGGTGCCGCCGCCGCAAGTTGAGCGATGCCGCCTTCGAAGCCTGCATATCGAATCGTTAGCGCGTCAAAGCGGAAGGGCCGGCGGGTTCCTTGAGCCTCCAGCCCGCGATCAAGAGCCAGAGCATGAAGACCAGCTCCCCGAAGAACGTATAAAACAGTCAGTCTAGGTTTGCGGAGGGATAAAGGTACGGTGAGGCGGCTAAGAGCGAAAGCGATCCGTTGACCGGCGCGAGCAGCACGTAGAGTGCCCACGCAATGACGATATGCTCGATGAAGTTGACGAAATAACAGAGGGTCATCGCGACGAACGTTCCGCCGTGACCCGTGATGTTCGCGACCGTCTGCTCGATATGCCCCGGAATGACAAGTTTGGGGTAGAGCGTAAACTCCGCGTAACTGACGGGATCCAACAGGTAAGCGAAGCCGGCGATTAGCGCGGCCTGGCGCAGCGTTAGCCCCCAATACGAAGCTCGTGTTATGCTTGCGTCACCATATGCTAGCTATTCGCCGGGATGGTAGGTTCGCTCGACGTGTCCCGCCAGCTCGTCGGGATAGAAGTAGACAGGTCGGAGGCTGCCCGTACTGTAGCGCACCGCCTGGTCATCGAAGTGCGGCGAACGCGGGTCCCCGCTTTCGCCGCCGGGAGAAACCGCGATCGCGCGAACGCGCTTGCCGAACTCGACGACCGCAACGAACGTGTTGCCGTCGTTACCGTACCACCTCTTCGTCTGCGTGCCCGACGCGACGTTGAAGGCCGCGAGCGAGCCCCAATCGCCCGCGACGAAGGGCACCGGAATGCTCGCGGCCGCGTCGTCGAAGCGCGGCTTGATGTCGTCGGTCAAGCGTTGGAATCGATTGATCTGGCCCCACGGCGTTCGCCACGTTCCGAAGCCGGCGGAGATCCGGCTTACCGCGATCGCGAACGATTTGAGTTTTCGCTCCGCGGTTGTCCCGAGTAGAACCTTCAGATCCACCGATCCCGCTTCATGGGAGAGCTCCTTCGCCCAGAACGCGGCGAGCGCCGTCGGGATCGATTCGTTCGACCAGCGATAGTCCCAGGAACGCATCGCGTCGATCGGTCCGGCGAGCTGCCGTTTGAGCGCGCCGGTCGGGGGCAACGCGTCATAGGCGCGAACCAACGACGGTACCAGCGAACGGAAGAACGGCAGATCGCGATCGAATGCGAGCGCGCGCAGCCCCTCGAGCGTGAAGTCGTGACGGCCGGTGAGCAGCAGCGTCACGTGAACGCCGCGCGCGTCTTCGCCTGCCGTGTCCAAGTACTTAGGATAACGGCTCCGCTTCGGGCTTGCGGGACCGGCCGCCGAATAGGGCCAGTCGTTGGTGTTGAAAACCCAGCCCGTAGACGGATTTACGACATCCGGTTCCTCGTCCAGCGACAGCATTCCGTGCCAATCGGACGCCGGATTCGACCCGTTGACCGGTTTCGTGTAGTCGAAACGATCGTCGCGACGTGCGACGAACTCGGTCATCATGAACGCAATCTCGCCCTTGTCGTCGGCGAAGATCGTGTTGTTGGAGGAGTTGGCGCGCAGTTGCGCGATGCGATAGAAGGACGCATAATCGGTCGCCTTCGTTCGCAAGAACCCCGACTCCAGCGCCTCGACGGGCCGGTACATCAGTTTTTCTGCGATCCACCTGCCGTTCTCCGTCGCGACGATCGGCCCGTGTCGGGTGCGGTAGACGGTGAACGTCTTGCGCGCGAGCGATCCCCCCGCGGTGCGATACGGGACGACGATCCTCGATACCGTTACGGGACGCAGCTCGCCGCCGTAGCGGTAGTAGAGCCGCCCGTCGCGCCGGACGATCGTCTCGGCATACTGGTCGACGTTGTCGACTCCGCTCGAGGTATGCATCCAGCCGGCGTGCGCATTGAAGCCTTGATAGATGAAGAACTGTCCCCACGTTACGGCACCGTATGCGTTAAGGCCCTCGTCGCTCGAAATCTGCAGCTCGGAGCGGAAGAAGAACGTCGTGTGGGGATTGATCAGCAGCAACGCGTGACCGT
It encodes:
- a CDS encoding DUF427 domain-containing protein — translated: MNIKTVKVPNADHPITIEPSAGRVRVLAGGRVIADSRNALALRESDYPVVHYIPRSDVDMSLLARTENASHCPYKGDAGYYSILPGGDRSVNAVWTYEAPYDAVAAIKDHLAFYPDRVDAIELTT
- a CDS encoding SDR family oxidoreductase: MCRLRRRHRSTCGGGTGRAPATPQEIADAIVYLTSDNASFVHGAVLPLDGGRTAV
- a CDS encoding DUF4386 domain-containing protein codes for the protein MTRASYWGLTLRQAALIAGFAYLLDPVSYAEFTLYPKLVIPGHIEQTVANITGHGGTFVAMTLCYFVNFIEHIVIAWALYVLLAPVNGSLSLLAASPYLYPSANLD
- a CDS encoding penicillin acylase family protein, encoding MASLRLRSFFPATLLVLAGVTSTPPLSLTDDGAALRARAERVTIVRDDWGIAHVRGPTDADAVFGMAYAQAEDDFNRVETNYVEDLGRLAEGKGASAIYSDLRAKLFIDPNDLERKYRASPGWLRALMEGWADGLNFYLASHPNVHPRVITHFEPWMTLSFSDGTIGPDIEDVDLSQLRAFYGFGRISKSTAPEHPSRLGRFGSNGIAIAPKNTVHGHALLLINPHTTFFFRSELQISSDEGLNAYGAVTWGQFFIYQGFNAHAGWMHTSSGVDNVDQYAETIVRRDGRLYYRYGGELRPVTVSRIVVPYRTAGGSLARKTFTVYRTRHGPIVATENGRWIAEKLMYRPVEALESGFLRTKATDYASFYRIAQLRANSSNNTIFADDKGEIAFMMTEFVARRDDRFDYTKPVNGSNPASDWHGMLSLDEEPDVVNPSTGWVFNTNDWPYSAAGPASPKRSRYPKYLDTAGEDARGVHVTLLLTGRHDFTLEGLRALAFDRDLPFFRSLVPSLVRAYDALPPTGALKRQLAGPIDAMRSWDYRWSNESIPTALAAFWAKELSHEAGSVDLKVLLGTTAERKLKSFAIAVSRISAGFGTWRTPWGQINRFQRLTDDIKPRFDDAAASIPVPFVAGDWGSLAAFNVASGTQTKRWYGNDGNTFVAVVEFGKRVRAIAVSPGGESGDPRSPHFDDQAVRYSTGSLRPVYFYPDELAGHVERTYHPGE